A window from Carassius gibelio isolate Cgi1373 ecotype wild population from Czech Republic chromosome B3, carGib1.2-hapl.c, whole genome shotgun sequence encodes these proteins:
- the LOC127952277 gene encoding GTPase IMAP family member 4-like — translation MEQLTIILLGKQGAGKSASGNTLLGCPAFHTAPSSERVTRACSMSISTVDKQKIYVIDTPGWCDSSQFETEMKQNIIEFVNMTRPHVFLLLLPIGRFTNEEVTTAMNILKEFGDEVIKYMIVLFTKGDELEERPIEDYLKELHSDLKKLIQVCGGRYHVFNNRNKKDHQQVSSLLKKMNEIVEKNEEKRYTEAMFNKNKKQCRNEAENSEAENRKNPAEDEKEMIDDEHL, via the coding sequence ATGGAGCAGCTGACAATTATTCTGTTGGGAAAGCAAGGAGCAGGGAAGAGTGCATCAGGAAACACTCTTCTGGGTTGCCCTGCATTTCACACAGCGCCCAGCTCAGAGCGAGTCACTCGAGCTTGTTCAATGAGCATCTCCACTGTGGACAAGCAAAAAATCTATGTGATTGACACTCCAGGATGGTGTGATTCTTCTCAGTTTGAGACTGAAATGAAACAGAATATCATTGAATTTGTTAACATGACCAGGCCACATGTGTTTCTCTTACTGCTGCCTATTGGCAGGTTTACCAATGAAGAGGTAACAACAGCCATGAATATCCTGAAGGAGTTTGGGGACGAAGTCATCAAATACATGATTGTGCTGTTCACCAAAGGGGATGAGCTGGAGGAGAGACCTATTGAAGACTACCTGAAAGAACTTCACTCAgatttgaaaaaattaattcaggTATGTGGAGGAAGATACCACGTCTTTAACAACAGAAACAAAAAGGATCACCAGCAAGTGTCTTCACTCCTAAAAAAGATGAATGAGATTGTGGAGAAGAATGAAGAAAAACGTTACACCGAAGCTATGTTTAACAAGAACAAGAAACAGTGTAGGAATGAAGCAGAGAATTCAGAGGCAGAAAATAGAAAAAATCCTGCTGAAGATGAAAAGGAGATGATTGATGATGAGCATTTGTGA
- the LOC127953598 gene encoding prolactin — protein MQMRGPRRAGLYNGKKMTESSREEIRLQRFNQDLLKPVKMTQGSRLYFAVAVLMCGFVSINGVGLNDLLERASQLSDKLHSLSTSLTNDLDSHFPPVGRVMMPRPSMCHTSSLQIPNDKDQALKVPEDELLSLARSLLLAWSDPLALLSSEASSLAHPERNTIDSKTKELQDNINSLGAGLEHVFNKMDSTSDNLSSLPFDINSLGQDKTSRLVNFHFLLSCFRRDSHKIDSFLKVLRCRAAKKRPEMC, from the exons ATGCAAATGAGAGGACCGAGAAGAGCAGGCCTATATAATGGGAAGAAAATGACAGAGAGCTCAAGAGAGGAAATCAGACTGCAAAGATTCAACCAAGACCTGTTAAAACCAGTTAAAATGACTCAAGGATCTAGACTGTACTTTGCAG TGGCTGTTCTGATGTGTGGGTTTGTCTCCATCAACGGTGTCGGTCTGAATGATTTACTGGAGCGAGCCTCTCAACTCTCAGACAAACTTCACTCTCTCAGCACCTCTCTCACTAATGACCTG GATTCTCACTTTCCTCCGGTTGGAAGGGTAATGATGCCCCGTCCGTCGATGTGCCACACATCCTCTCTTCAGATTCCCAATGACAAAGACCAAGCCCTGAAAGTCCCG GAGGATGAGCTGCTGTCTCTGGCTCGGTCTCTGCTGCTGGCGTGGTCCGATCCCCTCGCCCTTCTCTCCTCTGAGGCGTCCAGCCTGGCACATCCAGAACGCAACACCATTGACAGCAAGACCAAAGAGCTGCAGGACAACATCAACAGCCTGGGAGCAGGTCTGGAGCACGTCTTTAACAAG ATGGACTCAACTTCAGACAACCTGTCCTCTCTCCCTTTTGACATCAACAGCCTCGGCCAGGATAAAACCTCCCGACTTGTCAATTTCCATTTCCTGCTGTCCTGTTTCCGCAGGGACTCTCACAAAATTGACAGTTTCCTAAAAGTTCTCCGCTGCCGGGCAGCCAAGAAGAGACCCGAGATGTGTTAG
- the LOC127951759 gene encoding serine/threonine-protein kinase BRSK1 isoform X1: MSSKEVSGSQAAQYVGPYRLEKTLGKGQTGLVKLGIHCITGQKVAIKIVNREKLSESVLMKVEREIAILKLIEHPHVLKLYDVYENNKYLYLVLEHVSGGELFDYLVKKGRLTPKEARKFFRQIISALDFCHSHSICHRDLKPENLLLDEKNNIRIADFGMASLQVGDSLLETSCGSPHYACPEVIRGEKYDGRRADVWSCGVILFALLVGALPFDHDNLRQLLEKVKSGVFHMPHFIPPDCQALLRGMIEVNPEKRFTLEEIQKHPWYQGGRNEPCPEQPAPRRVCVKRILSLTDLDPDVLESMHSLGCFRDRVKLTRDLQCEEENQEKLIYYLLLDRKERYPSYEDEHLPPRNDIDPPRKRVDSPMLTRHGRCRPERKSLEVLSVTEQGSPTPPRRALDTSAHSQRSRSVSGASTGLSSSPLSSPRSPVFTFSQTEVTTASTTQSKDPKAGSSTTARVSQRVPDQKTQTLPTKAASDRPHLQSMKSLPLQTPPSPSPSPSPVLSPIPRFFFPTPSVLKSVTKTIYPNSPHVSQVTPQGSPLPTPLGTPVHHPQHPPPTPPSSSSSSSSSRAEGGGGVGGGSMSLTPPSSPGGSGGMAASSSAHWRTRLNSFKNNLLGSPRFHRRRLQVPTSEDMSSLTPESSPELAKKSWFGNFISLEREEQIFVVIRDKPLSSIKADIVHAFLSIPSLSHSVISQTSFRAEYKTSGGPSVFQKPVKFQVDIAFSEGEREREREKEREREGRRETGIYSVTFTLLSGPSRRFKRVVETIQTQLLSTHDQPSVQALTDEKNGLSSRAPSTPTRQNSRRSEGGGDRGERAERSDRGEGSSIGGSVSVLQRKGSGKDKTRLLSSNGTQSQP, encoded by the exons ATGTCCAGTAAGGAGGTGTCTGGGAGTCAGGCAGCTCAGTACGTCGGGCCCTACCGACTGGAGAAGACGCTGGGGAAGGGCCAGACAG GTCTGGTGAAGTTAGGAATTCACTGTATCACAGGACAGAAGGTGGCCATAAAGATAGTTAACAGAGAAAAGCTATCCGAGTCTGTTCTTATGAAA GTGGAGAGAGAGATAGCTATTCTTAAACTAATAGAGCACCCTCATGTCCTAAAACTGTATGATGTGTACGAGAATAACAAATATCT GTATCTAGTGCTGGAACATGTATCTGGTGGGGAGCTGTTTGACTACCTGGTAAAGAAAGGCAGATTGACCCCTAAAGAGGCTAGAAAATTCTTCAGACAAATCATATCTGCTCTGGACTTCTGTCACAGTCACTCTATATG cCACAGAGATCTCAAGCCTGAAAACCTCCTGCTGGATGAGAAGAATAATATCAGGATTGCTGACTTTGGCATGGCCTCCCTACAGGTTGGGGACAGTCTGCTGGAGACCAGCTGTGG ATCACCCCATTATGCATGTCCTGAGGTCATCAGG GGAGAGAAATATGACGGACGTCGGGCAGATGTGTGGAGCTGTGGGGTTATTCTCTTTGCTCTGTTGGTG GGAGCGTTGCCCTTTGACCATGATAACCTGCGTCAGCTGTTGGAGAAGGTGAAGAGTGGGGTATTTCACATGCCTCACTTCATTCCTCCAGACTGCCAGGCTCTCCTCCGTGGCATGATTGAGGTCAACCCTGAGAAACGCTTCACG tTGGAAGAAATACAAAAGCACCCTTGGTATCA AGGGGGCAGGAACGAGCCGTGTCCAGAGCAGCCAGCCCcgaggcgtgtgtgtgtgaagaggatTCTGTCTCTAACAGATCTGGACCCTGATGTTCTGGAGAGCATGCACTCCCTGGGCTGCTTCAGAGACCGTGTCAAGCTCACCAGAGACCTGCAGTGTGAAGA AGAAAACCAGGAAAAGTTGATCTACTATCTTCTGTTGGACAGAAAGGAGCGCTACCCTAGTTATGAAGATGAACATCTTCCACCCAGAAATGATATTG ATCCTCCCCGTAAGCGGGTGGACTCGCCCATGTTGACCCGTCATGGGCGCTGTCGGCCGGAGAGAAAGAGTCTGGAGGTACTGAGTGTGACAGAGCAGGGCTCTCCAACACCTCCCCGCAGAGCACTGGATACCTCTGCACATAGCCAGAG GTCTCGGTCAGTTAGCGGAGCTTCAACAGGCCTCTCATCCAGTCCCCTCAGCAGCCCTCGA AGCCCAGTTTTCACTTTCAGCCAAACTGAAGTCACCACTGCTTCCACCACCCAGTCCAAAGACCCCAAAGCAGGAAGTTCCACCACCGCCCGGGTGTCCCAACGCGTGCCTGACCAAAAAACCCAGACCCTACCCACAAAAGCGGCCTCTGACCGCCCCCACCTGCAGTCTATGAAGTCCCTCCCCCTGCAGACTCCTCCGTCTCCTTCACCCTCCCCCTCTCCAGTCCTGTCCCCCATTCCTCGTTTCTTCTTCCCTACTCCTTCTGTCCTGAAGTCTGTCACTAAGACCATCTATCCTAACTCTCCCCATGTGTCGCAGGTCACCCCACAGGGCTCCCCACTCCCCACCCCTCTGGGGACCCCTGTGCACCATCCCCAGCACCCCCCTCCCAccccgccctcctcctcctcctcttcctcctcttcacgAGCTGAAGGAGGTGGTGGTGTGGGCGGTGGTTCCATGTCCCTAACCCCGCCCTCCAGTCCTGGGGGAAGTGGTGGAATGGCTGCCAGTAGTTCAGCCCACTGGAGGACTCGCCTCAACTCCTTCAAGAACAACCTGCTGGGTTCGCCACGCTTCCACCGTCGAAGGCTACAGG TTCCTACGTCAGAAGATATGTCAAGTTTAACTCCAGAGTCCAGCCCAGA GCTGGCAAAGAAGTCTTGGTTTGGAAATTTCATCAGTCTGGAGAGGGAAGAGCAAATATTCGTGGTGATCAGAGACAAACCACTAAGCTCAATCAAGGCTGATATTGTCCATGCCTTTCTATCA ATTCCCTCCCTGAGTCACAGTGTCATCTCTCAGACAAGTTTCCGGGCGGAGTACAAGACCTCTGGAGGTCCGTCTGTCTTCCAGAAACCTGTCAAATTTCAGGTTGACATCGCCTTCTCTGAAGGAGAGCGAGaacgagagagggagaaagagagagaaagggagggaaggAGGGAGACTGGCATCTACAGTGTCACCTTCACCCTATTATCAG GTCCTAGTCGCAGGTTTAAAAGAGTGGTAGAGACCATTCAAACTCAGCTGCTCAGTACACATGACCAGCCCTCGGTGCAGGCGCTTACAG ATGAGAAAAATGGGCTTTCGTCTCGCGCACCCAGCACACCGACCCGACAGAACTCCCGTCGCTCGGAGGGCGGAGGTGATCGCGGTGAGCGAGCAGAGCGCAGCGATCGAGGAGAAGGGAGCAGTATTGGCGGTAGTGTGAGTGTACTACAAAGAAAGGGGTCTGGGAAGGATAAAACTCGCCTCCTGTCCTCAAATGGGACCCAGTCTCAACCCTAA
- the LOC127951759 gene encoding serine/threonine-protein kinase BRSK2 isoform X2, which translates to MSSKEVSGSQAAQYVGPYRLEKTLGKGQTGLVKLGIHCITGQKVAIKIVNREKLSESVLMKVEREIAILKLIEHPHVLKLYDVYENNKYLYLVLEHVSGGELFDYLVKKGRLTPKEARKFFRQIISALDFCHSHSICHRDLKPENLLLDEKNNIRIADFGMASLQVGDSLLETSCGSPHYACPEVIRGEKYDGRRADVWSCGVILFALLVGALPFDHDNLRQLLEKVKSGVFHMPHFIPPDCQALLRGMIEVNPEKRFTLEEIQKHPWYQGGRNEPCPEQPAPRRVCVKRILSLTDLDPDVLESMHSLGCFRDRVKLTRDLQCEEENQEKLIYYLLLDRKERYPSYEDEHLPPRNDIDPPRKRVDSPMLTRHGRCRPERKSLEVLSVTEQGSPTPPRRALDTSAHSQRSRSVSGASTGLSSSPLSSPRVTPQGSPLPTPLGTPVHHPQHPPPTPPSSSSSSSSSRAEGGGGVGGGSMSLTPPSSPGGSGGMAASSSAHWRTRLNSFKNNLLGSPRFHRRRLQVPTSEDMSSLTPESSPELAKKSWFGNFISLEREEQIFVVIRDKPLSSIKADIVHAFLSIPSLSHSVISQTSFRAEYKTSGGPSVFQKPVKFQVDIAFSEGEREREREKEREREGRRETGIYSVTFTLLSGPSRRFKRVVETIQTQLLSTHDQPSVQALTDEKNGLSSRAPSTPTRQNSRRSEGGGDRGERAERSDRGEGSSIGGSVSVLQRKGSGKDKTRLLSSNGTQSQP; encoded by the exons ATGTCCAGTAAGGAGGTGTCTGGGAGTCAGGCAGCTCAGTACGTCGGGCCCTACCGACTGGAGAAGACGCTGGGGAAGGGCCAGACAG GTCTGGTGAAGTTAGGAATTCACTGTATCACAGGACAGAAGGTGGCCATAAAGATAGTTAACAGAGAAAAGCTATCCGAGTCTGTTCTTATGAAA GTGGAGAGAGAGATAGCTATTCTTAAACTAATAGAGCACCCTCATGTCCTAAAACTGTATGATGTGTACGAGAATAACAAATATCT GTATCTAGTGCTGGAACATGTATCTGGTGGGGAGCTGTTTGACTACCTGGTAAAGAAAGGCAGATTGACCCCTAAAGAGGCTAGAAAATTCTTCAGACAAATCATATCTGCTCTGGACTTCTGTCACAGTCACTCTATATG cCACAGAGATCTCAAGCCTGAAAACCTCCTGCTGGATGAGAAGAATAATATCAGGATTGCTGACTTTGGCATGGCCTCCCTACAGGTTGGGGACAGTCTGCTGGAGACCAGCTGTGG ATCACCCCATTATGCATGTCCTGAGGTCATCAGG GGAGAGAAATATGACGGACGTCGGGCAGATGTGTGGAGCTGTGGGGTTATTCTCTTTGCTCTGTTGGTG GGAGCGTTGCCCTTTGACCATGATAACCTGCGTCAGCTGTTGGAGAAGGTGAAGAGTGGGGTATTTCACATGCCTCACTTCATTCCTCCAGACTGCCAGGCTCTCCTCCGTGGCATGATTGAGGTCAACCCTGAGAAACGCTTCACG tTGGAAGAAATACAAAAGCACCCTTGGTATCA AGGGGGCAGGAACGAGCCGTGTCCAGAGCAGCCAGCCCcgaggcgtgtgtgtgtgaagaggatTCTGTCTCTAACAGATCTGGACCCTGATGTTCTGGAGAGCATGCACTCCCTGGGCTGCTTCAGAGACCGTGTCAAGCTCACCAGAGACCTGCAGTGTGAAGA AGAAAACCAGGAAAAGTTGATCTACTATCTTCTGTTGGACAGAAAGGAGCGCTACCCTAGTTATGAAGATGAACATCTTCCACCCAGAAATGATATTG ATCCTCCCCGTAAGCGGGTGGACTCGCCCATGTTGACCCGTCATGGGCGCTGTCGGCCGGAGAGAAAGAGTCTGGAGGTACTGAGTGTGACAGAGCAGGGCTCTCCAACACCTCCCCGCAGAGCACTGGATACCTCTGCACATAGCCAGAG GTCTCGGTCAGTTAGCGGAGCTTCAACAGGCCTCTCATCCAGTCCCCTCAGCAGCCCTCGA GTCACCCCACAGGGCTCCCCACTCCCCACCCCTCTGGGGACCCCTGTGCACCATCCCCAGCACCCCCCTCCCAccccgccctcctcctcctcctcttcctcctcttcacgAGCTGAAGGAGGTGGTGGTGTGGGCGGTGGTTCCATGTCCCTAACCCCGCCCTCCAGTCCTGGGGGAAGTGGTGGAATGGCTGCCAGTAGTTCAGCCCACTGGAGGACTCGCCTCAACTCCTTCAAGAACAACCTGCTGGGTTCGCCACGCTTCCACCGTCGAAGGCTACAGG TTCCTACGTCAGAAGATATGTCAAGTTTAACTCCAGAGTCCAGCCCAGA GCTGGCAAAGAAGTCTTGGTTTGGAAATTTCATCAGTCTGGAGAGGGAAGAGCAAATATTCGTGGTGATCAGAGACAAACCACTAAGCTCAATCAAGGCTGATATTGTCCATGCCTTTCTATCA ATTCCCTCCCTGAGTCACAGTGTCATCTCTCAGACAAGTTTCCGGGCGGAGTACAAGACCTCTGGAGGTCCGTCTGTCTTCCAGAAACCTGTCAAATTTCAGGTTGACATCGCCTTCTCTGAAGGAGAGCGAGaacgagagagggagaaagagagagaaagggagggaaggAGGGAGACTGGCATCTACAGTGTCACCTTCACCCTATTATCAG GTCCTAGTCGCAGGTTTAAAAGAGTGGTAGAGACCATTCAAACTCAGCTGCTCAGTACACATGACCAGCCCTCGGTGCAGGCGCTTACAG ATGAGAAAAATGGGCTTTCGTCTCGCGCACCCAGCACACCGACCCGACAGAACTCCCGTCGCTCGGAGGGCGGAGGTGATCGCGGTGAGCGAGCAGAGCGCAGCGATCGAGGAGAAGGGAGCAGTATTGGCGGTAGTGTGAGTGTACTACAAAGAAAGGGGTCTGGGAAGGATAAAACTCGCCTCCTGTCCTCAAATGGGACCCAGTCTCAACCCTAA
- the LOC127951759 gene encoding serine/threonine-protein kinase BRSK1 isoform X3, protein MASLQVGDSLLETSCGSPHYACPEVIRGEKYDGRRADVWSCGVILFALLVGALPFDHDNLRQLLEKVKSGVFHMPHFIPPDCQALLRGMIEVNPEKRFTLEEIQKHPWYQGGRNEPCPEQPAPRRVCVKRILSLTDLDPDVLESMHSLGCFRDRVKLTRDLQCEEENQEKLIYYLLLDRKERYPSYEDEHLPPRNDIDPPRKRVDSPMLTRHGRCRPERKSLEVLSVTEQGSPTPPRRALDTSAHSQRSRSVSGASTGLSSSPLSSPRSPVFTFSQTEVTTASTTQSKDPKAGSSTTARVSQRVPDQKTQTLPTKAASDRPHLQSMKSLPLQTPPSPSPSPSPVLSPIPRFFFPTPSVLKSVTKTIYPNSPHVSQVTPQGSPLPTPLGTPVHHPQHPPPTPPSSSSSSSSSRAEGGGGVGGGSMSLTPPSSPGGSGGMAASSSAHWRTRLNSFKNNLLGSPRFHRRRLQVPTSEDMSSLTPESSPELAKKSWFGNFISLEREEQIFVVIRDKPLSSIKADIVHAFLSIPSLSHSVISQTSFRAEYKTSGGPSVFQKPVKFQVDIAFSEGEREREREKEREREGRRETGIYSVTFTLLSGPSRRFKRVVETIQTQLLSTHDQPSVQALTDEKNGLSSRAPSTPTRQNSRRSEGGGDRGERAERSDRGEGSSIGGSVSVLQRKGSGKDKTRLLSSNGTQSQP, encoded by the exons ATGGCCTCCCTACAGGTTGGGGACAGTCTGCTGGAGACCAGCTGTGG ATCACCCCATTATGCATGTCCTGAGGTCATCAGG GGAGAGAAATATGACGGACGTCGGGCAGATGTGTGGAGCTGTGGGGTTATTCTCTTTGCTCTGTTGGTG GGAGCGTTGCCCTTTGACCATGATAACCTGCGTCAGCTGTTGGAGAAGGTGAAGAGTGGGGTATTTCACATGCCTCACTTCATTCCTCCAGACTGCCAGGCTCTCCTCCGTGGCATGATTGAGGTCAACCCTGAGAAACGCTTCACG tTGGAAGAAATACAAAAGCACCCTTGGTATCA AGGGGGCAGGAACGAGCCGTGTCCAGAGCAGCCAGCCCcgaggcgtgtgtgtgtgaagaggatTCTGTCTCTAACAGATCTGGACCCTGATGTTCTGGAGAGCATGCACTCCCTGGGCTGCTTCAGAGACCGTGTCAAGCTCACCAGAGACCTGCAGTGTGAAGA AGAAAACCAGGAAAAGTTGATCTACTATCTTCTGTTGGACAGAAAGGAGCGCTACCCTAGTTATGAAGATGAACATCTTCCACCCAGAAATGATATTG ATCCTCCCCGTAAGCGGGTGGACTCGCCCATGTTGACCCGTCATGGGCGCTGTCGGCCGGAGAGAAAGAGTCTGGAGGTACTGAGTGTGACAGAGCAGGGCTCTCCAACACCTCCCCGCAGAGCACTGGATACCTCTGCACATAGCCAGAG GTCTCGGTCAGTTAGCGGAGCTTCAACAGGCCTCTCATCCAGTCCCCTCAGCAGCCCTCGA AGCCCAGTTTTCACTTTCAGCCAAACTGAAGTCACCACTGCTTCCACCACCCAGTCCAAAGACCCCAAAGCAGGAAGTTCCACCACCGCCCGGGTGTCCCAACGCGTGCCTGACCAAAAAACCCAGACCCTACCCACAAAAGCGGCCTCTGACCGCCCCCACCTGCAGTCTATGAAGTCCCTCCCCCTGCAGACTCCTCCGTCTCCTTCACCCTCCCCCTCTCCAGTCCTGTCCCCCATTCCTCGTTTCTTCTTCCCTACTCCTTCTGTCCTGAAGTCTGTCACTAAGACCATCTATCCTAACTCTCCCCATGTGTCGCAGGTCACCCCACAGGGCTCCCCACTCCCCACCCCTCTGGGGACCCCTGTGCACCATCCCCAGCACCCCCCTCCCAccccgccctcctcctcctcctcttcctcctcttcacgAGCTGAAGGAGGTGGTGGTGTGGGCGGTGGTTCCATGTCCCTAACCCCGCCCTCCAGTCCTGGGGGAAGTGGTGGAATGGCTGCCAGTAGTTCAGCCCACTGGAGGACTCGCCTCAACTCCTTCAAGAACAACCTGCTGGGTTCGCCACGCTTCCACCGTCGAAGGCTACAGG TTCCTACGTCAGAAGATATGTCAAGTTTAACTCCAGAGTCCAGCCCAGA GCTGGCAAAGAAGTCTTGGTTTGGAAATTTCATCAGTCTGGAGAGGGAAGAGCAAATATTCGTGGTGATCAGAGACAAACCACTAAGCTCAATCAAGGCTGATATTGTCCATGCCTTTCTATCA ATTCCCTCCCTGAGTCACAGTGTCATCTCTCAGACAAGTTTCCGGGCGGAGTACAAGACCTCTGGAGGTCCGTCTGTCTTCCAGAAACCTGTCAAATTTCAGGTTGACATCGCCTTCTCTGAAGGAGAGCGAGaacgagagagggagaaagagagagaaagggagggaaggAGGGAGACTGGCATCTACAGTGTCACCTTCACCCTATTATCAG GTCCTAGTCGCAGGTTTAAAAGAGTGGTAGAGACCATTCAAACTCAGCTGCTCAGTACACATGACCAGCCCTCGGTGCAGGCGCTTACAG ATGAGAAAAATGGGCTTTCGTCTCGCGCACCCAGCACACCGACCCGACAGAACTCCCGTCGCTCGGAGGGCGGAGGTGATCGCGGTGAGCGAGCAGAGCGCAGCGATCGAGGAGAAGGGAGCAGTATTGGCGGTAGTGTGAGTGTACTACAAAGAAAGGGGTCTGGGAAGGATAAAACTCGCCTCCTGTCCTCAAATGGGACCCAGTCTCAACCCTAA